Within the Hermetia illucens chromosome 6, iHerIll2.2.curated.20191125, whole genome shotgun sequence genome, the region accggccgtgatggtgatcgcgggagtgatccccgttgcccttcttgctagggagcgtcaggccatatacaagcgcaagggaggtggttgctcgcgaagaacggcaaggcactctagacgagtggcagctctcgtggcaaaattaaactagaggcagatggactgcgcggctcatcgacaacttaggtgcctggctgaatcggaagcatggtgagactgactatttccttacccaatttttaagtgggcatggaagttttcactcttacctgcacaagattgaaaaggcGCGTTCTTCGgagtgtgtgttttgcaatggagttgtggacgacgccgtGGAAGGTGgggtggggttcgtcagcagctgtaTTTAAACACCCCCTGTgttgacaacattgtcgaagagatgctgaggactgctgacaggtggaaccgtgttgcccattacgttcgggcccttctcgttgctaagaagataaaactcgaccggtggaggagccggatggcagggggttccttaaactgacacttcccttcctcctctcccctcccgttggtgaaaggaattccctgatttgaaggctctgcaagacgggagagttcggggactagcccgaagtaatgtgacaaacggttccgggctagctctctgacgatggggaggtgtttagttggtaacatagtccgacggcgtaccgaaTCGAGAGTccagcactgtgtgcgtaaatgcattcacctaccctaccccaaaaaaaaaatactctgTACGTAAATGTAAATGACACGCGacactgcaaaatattctccgcCAGGCAATTCGGCCGCGTCGCGTCGCTTTGCTGAATGTCCCGTCGCGTCACGTAGCGTAGATGGGGTCGTATCTTTATAGTATATGAGgtggtgaaaattgaaaaataatcaaGAATATACAGGAGGTATGTGTGTggatggtgggggagaagctatagcttctgagcactcaggccattatattcgccacccccgtctaacggaatattccggattcgttaacgaatcgtaggatttccgttagtggatgtggtgttacccgtcgcaattggagaacatcggcaccaaagatctgatgcctgatgcgtccatagacggggcattcacataggaaatgctccgtggattccgcttcctcattacaggagggacacgtatcatcttgagtaattcctattctgaacatatgctcagctagtgaattatagcctatcaggatgcccacaatacttctgcaagtcttcctgcttttcggcaggataaactttgcggtacgcatgttcggttctgacaagaaaagtttggtgtgccgagcagcatttaggctctgccacctgtcattatgggaagcttgttcccagtttttgaaaacagacttaaccaatgctactaatagtacaattgctggctccggtgccggcataggggagattgacccctctttcgctaaaacatccgagatttcatttcgctctacgccacagtgaccaggtacccagagtagttccaccgtattaaatctagagattgagttcaaacggtttctgcattcctgaacgattttcgaggtgatctaaggactactcaatgccctcaatgcagcttggctgtcattgcagattgcgatgtgagcctgcccttcaaccgcttgtcaatcacACAGTTTTCCGCACTTAGGATCACATAAActttggcttgaaaaaccgttgcttattgtcccaaaggaaaagcccacttctcgtttttattgtaGAGGAAGACTCCGGCCCCAGAACCcaattctgtttttgagccatcggtgtagaagacttccgtatatcccgccacgcatttctctgggtcttcccagtcgtCTCTACCCTTcagagtaacttcatatcttctaccaaacagatgtatgggaacacgagaatcggaaggcattgtaagaactggattcagtcctcccagtaactcttccaatgctctatgcCCCCCACattcgttgtttccccataaatctaatcgaattagtctatgagctgctctcattgcagtgttcaAAGCATAAATGTAtaaaggggctgcaaattgagtagtgcattcagagctgcgccggatgtcgtgctcatggcaccagtgatacccagacacacagttctttgcagtgcgtctagtttacagtaaaaacctttttgtctcaccttaacccaccacactacggatgcatatacgaacatcggcctaatgatggcaacgtatatccacattaccacatgaggcctgagtccccatgtcgaggaaaAGGTCTGCCTTCACAGCccgtaagctgtgagagctcgtttcatctttacctctacaggagatgtaataaaatttcaaatagaGTTCGGTTTTACCTTTATTTTTAGCACCCTCCGTCAATATTTTCGGGTTCCTCAACTCCGCATTCTTTCCTGTAATCCAACTCATTATCTCCGCCACAGTATTAGCACATCTTGGGATTAAAATCGGTGCAACAATCCTTCTCCTTTCCATACCGAAAACCGGAGCATGGATCCTTGCATATCCTAGAGAGGTTTCCActccccaaatattcttaccgTAAATACAGAACACAATCTGGGGCCCTTGAATatagaaaaatagaaatttaCTTTCAAAACTTTTGATTTGAGTTGTAGAAACTTTGACCACTTACATCCAAACGGATTAGTTGCTTTATAGGAAAATTCTAGTGGCATATTGAAAACGATTTTCTCGTCTTGTGGTCGCGAAGTGGAACATTGTGTAATGCCAGCCGAAAGTCCTGCAACGAGCTCCCAATCAGGTCCCGCTATCACTTCGTATCGAACGAACAGCTGAGAACCATCAGGACCCAGTGGGAATGATGCGAATTCAATTTGTCCAGTAACAGAGATATGAAAACATGTCACTGCTTCCATTTTTAGAGGAGTATatgcaaataaatatatttcctCATTACTGAATTGTACAAACCGTCGCCATAGTGATTGAATCAAATTTTGCTAATAGATGGAGCACTCTCGAAAGCATGTTGGTCTTCATATGGCAGCACTATTGGAGCGAATCAGCTGAAAGTGAAATGTCACATTTTGTTGACAACTCGTTTGTGTTGCGTTTTTGGAGCTTTGTTTTAATATTTCTCCCTTTTTGCGGGTTGTAAATATTGAGATGATCGCGAAAAGTTGTCCAAAATGCGAACAGCAAGTGGCGGTCGCGTCGAAGAAGTGTAAATGCGGCTATTCCTTCTTCAATGCTCGTCGCACGATTCGCGGACCCACCCCGGAGGTGGATGAACGCCGCCGGACCGCCCGCATTCGACGTGAGAAACCAAATTTCTACGATTCACAGCAATTCGACAAGAAAAAGAAGCGTCAAAGGGTAAGAGTTATCAGTTCTGCATTGCGAAAAGCGATTGAATGTTGTTGAAATGTAATTTTAGCGCGTCAAGCAGCAACAAGTTGATGAGGAGGAGGATGACAAGGGAGCCAAGAAGGAGACCGCAGCGGTCAGGGCGCGGCGACGACAGCGTCGCAAGGAAGAGGAGGATGGCGGCGGAAACTTGTTTGCCAGGTAAGGGTCGCGGAGAGTGTTCTTTGAGTGGATTAATTCGATTTGGCATTTTCAGGATGTCCAAGGAGAAGCAGGACATGGCGGCCATCATTCTGGAGGAGCTGAACCGGAAGATCGGCGTCGTCCAGTGGCAGCCGACGTGATAATTCCCCGCCTCACGGCAATTAGGCTATAAGTTTTAGATTTTAAGAATAAAACCGCTTTGAAGCCATAATTACGCGTTTGATTGAGAGTTTGATGTGATGTGTTTTGGTTTATGTCCCAGGTATGTCAGCTGGTTTGGTGTGTAGTCGTCGGCAGATGGCAATGGAGGAGCCCTCTGATGCGCAAACCATTCCCAACTGACAACTTCCATTGTGCATGCATTTCGCACACATCGCCAGGCCCATGTGCGGACAGGTCGTCATAGGGACCTTATGCACCCGCGCGTGCATGTGTGAATTTCGAATTCGACAAACTACAAAGGTTTATCGAGCGCACTGTCAGGTGCGAATAGGACCGCGCCATAGGCCCGTTGCGGTAGTGCGAGTGAGTCAGTGCGCGCCGTCATCTCCCAGCCGAGGAGAGCCAACCAACGGCCAGTTCGCTGCCAGAGACGAGGAAAATTTTTCGGGGGCCATCGAGGTGCAAACGCGCGCGtgaaaaaggtcaaaattttggcCGCCGTTCCGCCCAAAACGCTCCAGAAACTGTGCCCGCAAGTCGTGCGAGTGTCTTGTTGGTGTTTTCCCGCGGAGTTTAGGTCACGCGACGTCGTCTGCGTGCGGAAAAACGTGTCGAGGAGCGTGTGTCTGCCGCCGTGCGTGAATTTGCTCGCCGAAATGCCAAAGCAAAGATAGTGGGAGTGGAGCTGGCCGTCGAGTGTTTGCCGTGTGGTGTCTCGCGTTCCACGGAGCAAAAAAGCAATTGCGAGGCGGAAAAGTGTCGCCAGGCAGCCGCCGCGTCTTCCAAGTGTGTTCTGAAAAAAAGTGAGTGCACGCGGTGATTTGGCGTGATTTCGCACAGTCGACAGGTTTGCGGGCATTGTCCGCATGGAAAAGAAAATGGTGGCCGTGTTTTTCTCACATCATattgcagggaatagtgcccgcgACCCGCGGCCGCGCTGGTGGTGCTGACAAAGGCATGGCACAGCACGGTGCTGACCAATGTTCGAAAATTCGAAGATCCGCGGCCGACATCTTGGTGAGCCGCCCGACGAGCAATGTGTCGGGCCGATAGCGGCTCCCAAACTGTGGCGGCCATGCGAGCGTGTGGGTGACGGTTGTTTGTAAACGAATAGTTTGTATACGAGAAGAAGAACGACGGGCGGGAGCGTGGATGCGCGTGAATCAGGTGGACTTCCCGCGGAACTGGGTTCCCCCCGGGATGGCTCAGCGAATGGTCGCGCTCGGTGCCCCTGATTCCGCTTAATTGGACCATGCGGTAGTGTGAGTTGGTGTGGTACTTTCCTGATCGAGTGTGTGTGATGTATGAATGGAACACGGTAATCCACACATCGGCGGCATGCGACTGCGTGTGTGTGGCTGAGTGCGCGTGGATGTGTGCAAGTCTCACGCGTTGAAAAGTTCATTCAACTGTCAAAAgtgattttgtttattttcgatCTGTTCGATGTCCGCCCTCCCCCCGTCGTCGGCTCCACATTCCACTGTGATTGCGCTGCGTGTGTGGTTAAAGGCCCAAAAATGTGGAGACGGTGACGTGCGTGTTATTCATCCGCTTCGATGTTTGTTCGATTTGTTGCCCAAAAAGGTTCTGGGCCCCAATCACAGCCGGGGATGGGCGGGAAGGTCGAGTTGACATTGGCCTGGTTCTCCCTTTAGGAAATTGACTGGGAGGGATGATGACGACTGGTGCACTGGCTGACGGTCCTGTTTGTTTACACAAAAGCAATGACGACTTCGGGTTTATCGATTGTATGGCCAACTCCAGGATTCTGATATTTGGGAGCTGTTCAAATTAGCCGAGATATGCGCGTTTTCTGTCCAGACTGATACAGTAGCCGCTCGAAACTGGGGACCCACAGAAGTTAGAAAAGCTTGCAAATTAGAGCAAACCATTCATTTACATGTGCCGCTCTCAATTTACCGAGTAGAATAAATCGTTCTAATTTCAGAACTTGGAAATTGATTTTCTATTTCCAAGgtttcttattaaaatcggttcaatgtctgtcagtctgtctgtcacaagcacttttctcagaaacggctataccgattgacacgaaatttagggagaaggtggaaactgtgggcCCCCAGACATgcggtgagtgatatccttctaggttgaatatAGGGGGGaggtcccatacatgtaaaagggggaattttttttcatcgaatgtagtcatgtggagtatcaaatgaaaggtctcgattagtacttttcgaagtcggccttagttttgagatttgttaaaaaggcgggcagtgggaggggtgcaacgtgatgatttctttaacggatccattctcagaaactaccaaaccgaaaaattccgaaaaaattcatgaagctgccactatatggtgcccaggcctcaaaatattctccatatcgatatctattcaagttaataatggtatattaccatatttttggggaaattgagtaaaacccaccttaagtttatcccagagttataaaagttggttgtagtataaaatataatatgaagcatattatccccaagtttgatcaaaatcattctattactaacaaagttacagtagctcaaagttccCCTtgcctaccaggcaaggagtgtcaAAGAGAAAaacaatggcgggttttaatgcagagctcacaatttggcacggccttaagaatgtggccaatggggtggagttaccctccagataaagttgcctcatgagtggaatgggatgaTTCTTTGTTCTTTCGAATAATCTCTCTATCAGGTTGAGAGtgaactctcgaagaggttttACTCCTGCTCGTCGGTACACTTCTGCATTGCGGtcgcacttcttggttttccgaTTGTAAgacaagccgacgcagtgtctcaaaattctGCACTtgaaggactcgcacttcttcatagctttggtcgagcaagagatccatgtaggggttccgtagcaaagaatcggtcttatgaggactttgtattgagtcagtttagatttagtgcaaagtcctactcttttgcgaagaatagagtagattttacttagtgcaccgcgtgctctgctgagcgaaagattaaggtggggggtcgaatcgtaggtgttcatgaaatagcattcccaagtatttcatttgtggtgaactgtttactacggtagttccgatgcgtagctttaagcgtttagcttttctgtggatagatctagatgcCAAGTGTATGGATTTTCTCAGAAGAGTAATAGCCTGTGTTTTGGCCCCGTCGATTTTGATCCCCCAGGTttggtagtacttgcagagatctgttaagtatgcctctatagcattagctgccttaccgtgtcggaggctcgacgagaagataagcgtgtcatcaGCGAACTGTAACAGTTATGTGTCGCTCTCTGCgattggagcgtcggccgtgaaaatgttgtagagtgtaggtcctgaaatggatccctgcggtactccagaagtgaccggtaggagatcgaaataatcatttctcacgctgacctaaaaatgcctatcttcacagaaacttattataagtctgatcacctggatagggaaatcaaggctgattaatttgaagatgagTCCGTTGACCaacacggaatcaaatgcccTTTTAAGGTCTAATGCACAGACTACTGCgggcttgttattgacgttaagtctgctactcactgaatcatgaaggtagcttagtgcttgttgggtcccgtgctttgtccggaacccgaattgatggttcaGAATAATGTTTTTCCAATCGTAATGTTtgactaatcccactgtccatactttttcgaagagcttgcccaagttgaagaggagagagacgggcctgaagttttgtggtgctactttccaagtagtgggaaagaaaccattattgatgcagttcttgaagactgcaagaaggaacttcattgatgccctagggaggtttttgatgactATATTTTCTATGTCATCTGATCCGGTTGATTTTTTGTCGTtcttttagtgatggctgcgagctgtgataagctcaaaaaggtttttgggtcatttggtttgcaggatgggttaaagatggagaaggtagttagtttgagtgaatgctcatgaagaaagtctttgattgtcgtgtctacaatcgaactgatGGCCAGGTTGTTACTAGGTGCaggagagtttagttgatttaggaaagacttcacgagtattt harbors:
- the LOC119659292 gene encoding B9 domain-containing protein 1, with the protein product MEAVTCFHISVTGQIEFASFPLGPDGSQLFVRYEVIAGPDWELVAGLSAGITQCSTSRPQDEKIVFNMPLEFSYKATNPFGWPQIVFCIYGKNIWGVETSLGYARIHAPVFGMERRRIVAPILIPRCANTVAEIMSWITGKNAELRNPKILTEGAKNKGLQTDSYGELTVSLQTISRGANRMGYDWGRQQSAEQNY
- the LOC119659293 gene encoding UPF0547 protein C16orf87 homolog, whose product is MIAKSCPKCEQQVAVASKKCKCGYSFFNARRTIRGPTPEVDERRRTARIRREKPNFYDSQQFDKKKKRQRRVKQQQVDEEEDDKGAKKETAAVRARRRQRRKEEEDGGGNLFARMSKEKQDMAAIILEELNRKIGVVQWQPT